From the Desulfosarcina sp. BuS5 genome, one window contains:
- a CDS encoding NAD(P)H-dependent glycerol-3-phosphate dehydrogenase has protein sequence MNDNNCDGLRIGVVGSGSWGTAIANLLALKGFSIDLWAFEKNIKEDIANFSENRIFLPGVKLSPNIHPSNDLKKVASGKDLLLLVVPSHVMRETANKISDFVTKDMTIVSASKGIENKTHLTMTGVLSEIFSNIPENLFAVLSGPSFASEVAKKIPTLVAVASKNQKTAELVQHAFATPYFRVYTSNDITGVELGGATKNVIAIAAGMADGLNFGLNTRAAIITRGLTEIRRLGLNLGANPRTFVGLAGVGDLILTCTGNLSRNYTVGKLLGEGKKIDDILSEMKMVAEGVKTAKSVYNLSQRIGVEMPISCEIYNILYNDISPKEAVHRLMTRELREELDEI, from the coding sequence ATGAATGATAATAATTGTGACGGGTTGAGGATTGGAGTGGTTGGCTCCGGGAGTTGGGGAACCGCCATTGCCAATCTCCTGGCCTTAAAAGGTTTTAGTATAGATTTATGGGCTTTTGAAAAAAATATTAAAGAAGATATAGCCAACTTCAGCGAAAACAGGATATTTCTGCCCGGCGTTAAACTTTCACCCAATATTCACCCATCGAACGATCTTAAAAAAGTTGCATCCGGAAAAGATCTGCTGCTACTTGTTGTCCCATCGCATGTGATGAGAGAAACAGCAAATAAAATATCCGATTTTGTTACCAAGGATATGACCATCGTATCAGCATCCAAAGGTATTGAAAACAAAACACATCTGACCATGACAGGTGTGCTTTCTGAAATTTTCAGCAATATTCCTGAAAATCTTTTTGCAGTTCTTTCGGGCCCTAGTTTTGCCAGTGAAGTTGCAAAAAAAATACCGACACTGGTAGCTGTTGCATCCAAAAATCAAAAAACAGCTGAATTAGTGCAGCATGCTTTCGCCACTCCCTATTTTCGGGTATATACCAGTAATGATATTACAGGTGTGGAGCTTGGCGGAGCAACTAAGAATGTTATTGCAATAGCTGCAGGCATGGCGGACGGTCTTAATTTCGGCTTAAATACCAGGGCAGCCATCATTACAAGGGGTCTTACAGAAATACGCCGGCTCGGGTTAAATCTGGGCGCAAATCCAAGAACATTTGTGGGCCTGGCGGGTGTCGGGGATCTCATCTTGACATGCACAGGCAATTTAAGCCGGAACTATACAGTTGGCAAACTTCTGGGGGAAGGAAAAAAAATAGATGACATCCTTTCTGAAATGAAGATGGTAGCCGAGGGAGTAAAAACAGCCAAATCCGTATATAATCTTTCGCAACGCATAGGGGTTGAGATGCCGATATCATGCGAAATATACAATATACTTTATAATGATATTTCTCCTAAAGAGGCTGTTCACAGGCTTATGACACGAGAACTCAGGGAAGAACTGGATGAAATCTGA
- a CDS encoding phosphoglycerate kinase — translation MKSIRDLDIDGKRVLIRVDFNVPYDDQQNITDDTRIRAVLPTIQYVLDHNAILIICSHMARPGGKVVPELSLLPVARRLGRIIKHNVSMAHDCVGPDIKKIVSAMNPCDIILLENLRFHPEEEQDDDAFAKELADLCDVYINDAFAVSHRANASVSAITRYAPVAAAGFLLIKELTYFSKAMSDPHRPLVAIVGGAKVSGKLEALENMINHVDKLIIGGAMANTFLKSLGIDMGNSKVELSLIDTAQNIIKKAKEKKIKLYLPVDTVVADRFDERAEIKVVPMQEIPADWMSLDIGPATSLLYSEALYNAKTIIWNGPMGVFEMDAFSRGTGAMVQSVANSYALTIVGGGDTDVAVHKAGESHRMTYISTGGGAFLTLMEGKMLPAVTALNEAAKNLGGRN, via the coding sequence ATGAAATCAATTAGAGATCTTGATATAGACGGTAAAAGAGTTTTAATAAGGGTCGATTTTAACGTGCCTTATGATGATCAGCAGAATATAACCGACGATACAAGGATCAGGGCGGTTTTACCGACTATACAATATGTTCTTGATCATAATGCCATATTGATTATCTGTTCACATATGGCCAGGCCCGGAGGAAAAGTTGTGCCTGAACTCAGCCTTTTGCCGGTGGCCAGGCGTTTAGGCAGGATAATAAAGCATAATGTGTCTATGGCGCACGACTGCGTAGGCCCTGATATCAAAAAAATAGTTTCAGCAATGAATCCTTGTGATATTATTCTTCTTGAAAATTTGCGTTTTCACCCTGAAGAGGAGCAGGATGATGATGCTTTTGCAAAAGAACTGGCCGATTTATGTGATGTTTATATAAACGATGCTTTTGCAGTCTCTCATAGGGCCAATGCATCTGTCAGCGCCATTACCAGGTATGCGCCTGTTGCAGCAGCCGGTTTTCTTTTAATAAAAGAGCTCACCTATTTTTCAAAGGCCATGTCCGATCCTCATCGTCCTCTTGTTGCTATTGTAGGAGGGGCAAAGGTTTCAGGCAAGCTTGAAGCCCTTGAAAATATGATAAACCATGTGGATAAGTTGATAATAGGCGGCGCCATGGCCAATACGTTCCTTAAGAGCTTAGGGATTGATATGGGTAATTCAAAAGTAGAATTAAGCCTTATTGATACAGCCCAAAATATCATAAAAAAGGCAAAGGAAAAAAAAATAAAACTTTACCTGCCAGTGGATACAGTTGTTGCGGACAGATTCGATGAACGTGCTGAAATCAAGGTAGTCCCGATGCAGGAAATTCCTGCTGACTGGATGTCTCTAGATATAGGACCTGCCACTTCCTTATTATATTCAGAAGCATTATATAATGCAAAGACTATAATATGGAATGGACCCATGGGCGTCTTTGAGATGGATGCTTTTTCCAGGGGTACTGGCGCAATGGTGCAGAGCGTGGCAAATTCCTATGCACTTACAATTGTAGGTGGAGGTGACACTGATGTAGCCGTTCACAAAGCCGGAGAATCACACAGGATGACATATATTTCAACCGGGGGGGGCGCTTTTCTTACACTTATGGAGGGTAAGATGCTGCCTGCGGTCACAGCGTTGAATGAGGCTGCAAAAAACTTGGGGGGTAGAAATTAA
- a CDS encoding TVP38/TMEM64 family protein, with protein MGFFYKDILWEELKSFFAFITDRDEVKDFIISFGAMAPLIFIIIQVLQVIFAPLPGEATGFIGGYLFGAAQGFLYSSAGLAAGSCINFLIGRLLGIHCIRRLIPPKKIKKLGALTTNNGLFLIFLLFIFPGFPKDYFCIFLGISEIPFKIFIIMASIGRMPGTLLLSLQGASLFEKNYLIFSLVSALCLISILFAFLYRGKMYQWIKKRND; from the coding sequence TTGGGATTTTTTTATAAAGATATATTATGGGAAGAGTTAAAGTCTTTCTTTGCTTTTATCACAGACAGAGATGAAGTTAAGGATTTCATTATATCCTTTGGGGCCATGGCTCCGCTTATATTTATCATAATCCAGGTTTTGCAGGTAATTTTTGCTCCTCTCCCCGGCGAGGCCACAGGTTTTATAGGCGGCTATCTTTTCGGCGCGGCGCAAGGTTTTTTATACTCAAGCGCCGGTCTTGCCGCAGGCTCATGCATTAACTTTTTAATCGGTCGTTTACTGGGAATCCATTGTATAAGACGCCTTATACCTCCCAAAAAAATAAAAAAACTGGGTGCTTTAACAACAAATAATGGTCTTTTTCTAATTTTTCTTCTATTTATTTTTCCAGGTTTTCCAAAAGATTATTTCTGTATATTTCTTGGAATAAGTGAAATACCGTTTAAAATTTTTATAATCATGGCATCAATAGGACGTATGCCCGGAACATTATTGTTAAGCCTGCAGGGAGCCTCTCTTTTTGAAAAAAACTATCTTATCTTTTCTTTAGTTTCCGCTTTGTGCCTTATTTCTATTTTATTTGCATTCCTGTATCGGGGAAAAATGTATCAATGGATAAAAAAGAGAAATGATTGA
- a CDS encoding N-acetyltransferase: MIRKTTIKDIKLIHKLLMVYGSKGELLPRPLSELYDHIRDFSVHIDGQTNILTGCCALQFCWEDLAEIRSLAVRPDYTGKGIGAGLVEAALSEAESFCIKEVFALTYQPEFFKKFGFKIINRSSLPLKIWADCILCVKFPDCDETAMMKKIRSR, encoded by the coding sequence ATGATCAGAAAAACAACTATCAAAGATATTAAATTGATTCATAAACTTTTAATGGTATATGGCAGCAAGGGGGAACTGCTCCCCAGGCCTTTAAGTGAACTTTACGATCATATAAGGGATTTTTCAGTTCATATTGATGGGCAGACTAATATTTTAACAGGTTGCTGCGCTCTGCAATTTTGCTGGGAAGATCTTGCTGAAATCCGATCCCTGGCTGTGCGTCCCGATTATACAGGGAAGGGCATCGGAGCCGGACTTGTGGAGGCTGCTCTTTCCGAGGCGGAATCTTTCTGCATTAAAGAGGTCTTTGCACTTACCTATCAACCTGAATTTTTTAAAAAATTTGGTTTTAAAATAATAAACAGATCAAGTTTGCCGCTTAAGATATGGGCAGACTGTATCCTATGTGTAAAGTTTCCGGATTGTGACGAAACTGCTATGATGAAAAAAATCAGGAGTAGATAA
- the gyrA gene encoding DNA gyrase subunit A, producing MIQPENKHTIGIEIEMKKSYLEYAMSVIIGRALPDIRDGLKPVHRRVLFAMHELKNDWNKPYKKSARIVGDVIGKYHPHGDTAVYDTIVRMAQDFSLRYPLINGQGNFGSVDGDPPAAMRYTEIRMMHLSHQLLENLEKDTVEFVPNYDESLSEPTVLPTKFPNLLINGSSGIAVGMATNIPPHNLPEIVAGVKAVIDNPEISFQELVNIIPGPDFPTAGMIYGTKGIYDAYRTGRGVIRLRARAVIEKDKRTQRETIIVTEIPYQVNKARLIEKISHLIRNKQIEGIRFVRDESDREGMRIAIALKKGQIPDITLNQLYKHTQMQNSFGIILLGILDNQPRIFNLKELLEQFVLHRREVIVRRTRFDLNKAEERAHILLGLKIALENLDEVVAMIRKSKSPAEAKTGLINRFDLSAIQAQAILDMRLQRLTGLEQDKILEEYNNILKDIARFKEILESEHLVDLIIKEELDEIENEYGDERRTEIVESTREITLEDMIVEEDMVVTISRSGYIKRNPLTLYSNQRRGGKGKTAMTTKDEDFVEHLFVASTHHTFLFFTNLGKVYWCKVYEIPQAGRATRGKAIVNLLNFEKNEKLTAVLNVPAFEPGSYIITATKNGLVKKTDIMAYSRPRAGGIIALDLVPGDELISARITDGTMNVFLGSSCGQSIRFHESDVRATGRVARGVRGLRLAPGDSIVGMEVLSYGQTLFTATEHGYGKRTSIDEYHIQKRGGKGVITIKTSERNGRVIAILLVEDDDDLMLIADSGKLIRMPVQGISIISRNTQGVKLIGIDSEEKVVGAVRLAEK from the coding sequence ATGATTCAACCGGAAAATAAACATACTATCGGCATTGAGATCGAGATGAAAAAATCTTATCTCGAATACGCCATGAGCGTTATTATCGGCCGGGCACTTCCTGATATTAGGGACGGTCTTAAACCTGTTCACAGACGTGTGCTGTTTGCCATGCATGAGCTCAAAAACGACTGGAACAAACCTTATAAAAAATCAGCCCGTATTGTTGGTGATGTTATAGGTAAATATCATCCACACGGCGACACTGCTGTTTATGACACCATTGTAAGGATGGCGCAGGATTTCTCTTTAAGATATCCGTTGATAAACGGCCAGGGCAACTTCGGCTCGGTGGACGGCGACCCCCCGGCCGCGATGAGATATACCGAGATCAGAATGATGCATCTATCCCATCAACTGCTTGAAAACCTTGAAAAGGATACTGTCGAATTTGTCCCCAATTACGATGAATCACTATCAGAACCTACTGTTCTTCCAACAAAATTTCCAAATTTATTGATAAACGGTTCCTCAGGCATAGCCGTCGGAATGGCGACCAACATTCCTCCACACAACCTGCCGGAAATTGTTGCGGGGGTTAAAGCCGTCATCGATAACCCGGAAATCAGCTTCCAGGAACTTGTCAATATCATTCCGGGGCCGGACTTTCCCACGGCGGGCATGATCTACGGGACCAAAGGAATCTACGATGCATACAGAACCGGCCGGGGAGTAATACGCCTGCGGGCCAGGGCTGTGATAGAAAAAGATAAAAGAACACAAAGAGAGACCATTATAGTTACCGAAATTCCGTACCAGGTTAACAAAGCCAGGCTGATAGAAAAAATATCGCACTTAATTAGAAATAAGCAGATTGAAGGAATAAGGTTTGTGCGGGACGAATCCGACAGGGAGGGCATGCGGATTGCTATTGCCCTGAAAAAGGGCCAGATACCGGACATTACCCTTAATCAGCTTTATAAACATACCCAGATGCAAAACAGCTTCGGCATTATCCTTTTGGGAATATTGGATAACCAGCCCCGGATTTTTAACCTGAAAGAACTCCTGGAACAATTTGTTCTACATCGCCGGGAAGTGATTGTCAGGCGAACGCGGTTCGATCTTAACAAGGCTGAAGAACGCGCCCATATTTTGCTCGGTTTGAAAATTGCGCTTGAGAACCTGGACGAAGTGGTTGCAATGATACGTAAATCAAAATCCCCTGCTGAGGCCAAAACCGGACTTATAAACAGATTCGATCTATCTGCCATCCAGGCCCAGGCAATTCTCGATATGCGGCTTCAAAGGCTTACCGGACTTGAGCAGGATAAAATTTTGGAAGAATATAATAATATTTTGAAAGATATTGCCAGGTTCAAGGAAATTCTGGAAAGCGAGCACCTTGTTGACCTGATTATTAAGGAAGAACTGGATGAAATAGAGAATGAGTACGGAGATGAGCGCAGAACCGAGATAGTAGAATCTACCAGGGAAATCACCCTGGAGGATATGATTGTAGAAGAAGATATGGTGGTTACCATTTCAAGAAGCGGTTATATTAAAAGGAATCCACTAACCCTTTACAGCAATCAGCGTCGCGGCGGCAAGGGCAAGACCGCCATGACCACCAAGGATGAAGATTTTGTGGAGCATCTTTTTGTGGCTTCCACCCACCACACTTTTCTGTTTTTTACAAATCTAGGCAAGGTTTACTGGTGTAAAGTTTATGAAATCCCCCAAGCCGGACGAGCGACCCGGGGCAAGGCGATCGTAAATTTGCTGAATTTTGAAAAAAACGAAAAGCTTACAGCAGTGCTGAATGTTCCGGCTTTTGAACCTGGCTCTTATATAATCACAGCCACCAAAAACGGACTTGTTAAAAAAACGGATATCATGGCTTACAGCAGGCCCAGGGCCGGCGGAATTATTGCGCTCGATCTTGTACCAGGCGATGAATTGATCTCCGCCAGAATCACGGACGGCACCATGAATGTATTCCTGGGATCATCTTGCGGGCAATCGATCAGGTTCCACGAATCTGATGTCCGCGCAACCGGTCGGGTTGCCAGGGGAGTAAGAGGGCTCAGGCTCGCGCCCGGCGACTCAATTGTCGGCATGGAGGTTTTAAGCTACGGACAGACTCTTTTTACCGCAACGGAACATGGATACGGCAAAAGGACTTCGATTGACGAATATCACATTCAAAAACGCGGAGGCAAAGGTGTTATCACAATCAAGACCAGCGAACGAAATGGACGAGTTATTGCAATCCTGCTGGTGGAAGATGATGATGACCTTATGCTTATAGCCGACAGCGGCAAACTGATACGTATGCCTGTACAAGGAATTTCCATTATAAGCCGTAATACCCAGGGTGTAAAACTTATAGGCATTGATTCTGAAGAAAAAGTTGTCGGCGCGGTCAGGCTGGCGGAAAAGTAG
- a CDS encoding deoxyguanosinetriphosphate triphosphohydrolase, producing the protein MTIRKIFENREKSFMSPAGCLSAESKGRTIKEKPCPIRTPFQVDRDRIVYSHGFRRLKYKTQVFLSPLGDFYRTRLTHTLEVAQISRTIARAMFMNEDLVEAIALGHDLGHPPFGHSGENCLQEIYSPDFSHNKQSLRLVDLLENNGKGLNLTYEVRDGILKHSKGYGKVISSDPEETANTAEGRIVRIGDIMAYLNHDLDDAIKSGVIKESMVPDSCKKVLGNSYSERAMTMVKDLVFSSRVSDGRMHMQVSDDVSAAIKELRKFLYDKVYRSSRVHREFVKSKKILSELYAYFLENQEELFKRLESMDLRVADKNRPVERVACDLISSMTDRYALYLYEKIFFPSSLV; encoded by the coding sequence ATGACAATACGTAAAATATTCGAAAACCGTGAAAAAAGTTTTATGTCTCCGGCAGGCTGCTTGAGCGCTGAATCGAAAGGGAGAACAATTAAAGAGAAGCCATGCCCCATACGCACTCCTTTTCAGGTGGACCGTGACAGGATTGTATATTCCCATGGTTTCAGAAGATTAAAATACAAAACCCAGGTCTTTTTATCCCCCCTTGGTGATTTTTACAGAACCCGCCTGACACATACTCTTGAGGTTGCCCAAATATCAAGAACCATAGCACGCGCCATGTTCATGAATGAAGACCTTGTCGAGGCCATTGCCCTGGGTCATGACCTGGGGCATCCACCCTTTGGTCATAGTGGTGAAAATTGTCTCCAGGAAATTTATTCCCCTGATTTTTCACACAACAAACAGAGCCTGCGTCTTGTAGATCTGCTTGAAAACAACGGAAAAGGACTCAATCTAACCTATGAAGTACGAGATGGAATATTAAAGCACTCCAAAGGCTACGGCAAAGTCATTTCCAGCGATCCGGAGGAAACTGCCAATACTGCTGAGGGGCGGATAGTAAGAATAGGTGATATAATGGCATACCTGAATCACGATCTTGATGATGCCATAAAAAGCGGTGTAATTAAAGAGAGCATGGTCCCTGATTCATGCAAAAAAGTGCTGGGCAACTCCTACTCCGAACGGGCAATGACAATGGTTAAAGATCTTGTTTTTTCAAGCCGGGTTTCAGACGGCAGAATGCACATGCAGGTTAGTGATGACGTATCAGCCGCAATAAAAGAATTGAGGAAGTTTCTTTATGATAAAGTGTATCGTTCCAGCCGTGTACACCGGGAATTCGTTAAATCAAAAAAAATTCTCTCTGAACTCTATGCCTATTTTTTGGAAAATCAGGAGGAACTTTTCAAAAGACTTGAAAGCATGGATTTACGGGTTGCAGATAAAAACAGGCCTGTTGAGAGGGTTGCATGTGATTTGATATCAAGCATGACCGACCGATATGCTTTATATCTTTATGAAAAAATCTTTTTCCCTTCCTCCCTGGTTTGA
- a CDS encoding AI-2E family transporter: MGCSSSRDSIFWFFLVLFIISIYLISILFWPFVSVIILGAVVTGVFKPVYKFIKKGTRPSFASLLTCALIFIILFVPIVFFGNALSKEAYDLYLTAKSAVLNDEIKTFLADNRILERVNIFLSNFNFELSADDLNKAIAETAKITGFFLYEQIRVIASNMAGLAINFCFMLLVIYFLLLDGDDFLAFIIDLSPLPKEQNEQLISKFKDMAGAVLIGNGLCGLIQGLLGGVVFALFGLKSPFLWGVIMGLLAFLPILGIGLVFIPAAGILFLNGRIGAGIFFIIFYLILSGFIEYLFKPRLVGKRVKMHTLLIFLAIIGGLQFFGILGIIYGPLVVTAFLTLTDIYKTNYQKIIESGGSNAAPPL, from the coding sequence ATGGGTTGCAGTTCTTCCCGTGATTCGATATTCTGGTTTTTCCTGGTTCTCTTTATTATATCAATCTATCTTATCAGCATTCTATTTTGGCCTTTTGTTTCGGTGATTATCCTCGGCGCAGTGGTGACCGGTGTCTTTAAGCCGGTTTATAAGTTTATAAAAAAAGGAACCAGACCATCTTTTGCGTCACTTCTGACATGCGCCCTGATCTTCATTATATTGTTTGTGCCGATAGTGTTTTTCGGAAACGCTCTGTCCAAAGAGGCTTATGATCTATATCTTACAGCAAAGAGCGCTGTATTAAACGATGAGATAAAAACTTTTCTTGCAGACAACAGAATACTGGAAAGAGTAAATATCTTTCTATCTAATTTTAATTTTGAATTAAGCGCTGATGATTTAAACAAAGCAATTGCAGAGACAGCCAAAATAACAGGATTTTTTCTATATGAACAGATCCGGGTAATCGCGTCAAACATGGCAGGGCTTGCGATTAACTTCTGTTTTATGCTGCTTGTGATCTATTTTTTGCTACTTGATGGCGATGACTTTCTTGCTTTTATAATTGATCTTTCGCCACTGCCCAAAGAGCAGAATGAGCAACTAATATCAAAATTTAAAGACATGGCCGGCGCCGTTCTCATAGGCAACGGATTATGCGGATTGATCCAGGGCCTGCTGGGCGGTGTTGTTTTTGCACTTTTCGGCCTTAAATCTCCATTCTTGTGGGGCGTTATCATGGGGTTGCTGGCATTTCTGCCTATCCTGGGAATTGGACTCGTCTTCATCCCGGCAGCCGGAATTCTTTTTTTAAACGGACGCATAGGAGCCGGAATATTTTTTATTATCTTTTACCTGATCCTTTCCGGCTTCATAGAATATCTTTTTAAACCGCGCCTGGTGGGAAAACGTGTAAAAATGCACACCCTGCTGATTTTCCTGGCAATAATCGGCGGTCTGCAATTTTTCGGCATCCTTGGAATAATTTACGGACCACTGGTGGTTACCGCATTTCTGACTTTGACCGATATATATAAAACCAATTACCAGAAAATTATAGAATCAGGCGGATCGAACGCCGCTCCTCCCCTATAG